From Streptomyces sp. NBC_01460, a single genomic window includes:
- a CDS encoding FadR/GntR family transcriptional regulator — protein sequence MPLGPLRPSPLVEQATAHLREQITGGAWPVGTKLPGETTLAASLGVGRSTVREALRALAGAGLVRARQGAGVFVVAAEPQEDWAAKLRRAAVTDVYEVRIGIEVEAARLAARRRTDDDVTALTAALAGRRDAAGAGDAAFVDADIALHAAVVAAAHNPVLSALFTEFVPALRRGLIDMLQLLALRSDDPNHGDDSHARLVDAVVRGDGDAAGRTLRAELEETLARLTRP from the coding sequence ATGCCGCTGGGACCCCTGAGGCCCTCGCCCCTGGTCGAACAGGCCACCGCGCACCTGCGGGAACAGATCACCGGTGGTGCCTGGCCCGTGGGGACGAAGCTCCCCGGCGAGACGACCCTGGCGGCCTCCCTGGGGGTGGGCCGCTCGACGGTCCGTGAGGCGCTGCGCGCACTCGCCGGGGCCGGACTCGTGCGGGCGCGGCAGGGGGCGGGGGTCTTCGTCGTCGCGGCGGAGCCCCAGGAGGACTGGGCCGCGAAGCTGCGCCGCGCCGCCGTCACCGACGTCTACGAGGTCCGCATCGGCATCGAGGTCGAAGCCGCCCGGCTGGCCGCACGGCGCCGTACGGACGACGACGTCACCGCCCTCACCGCCGCCCTGGCCGGACGGCGCGACGCCGCGGGCGCGGGCGACGCCGCGTTCGTCGACGCCGACATCGCCCTGCACGCGGCGGTGGTCGCGGCGGCCCACAACCCGGTGCTCTCGGCGCTGTTCACCGAATTCGTCCCCGCGCTGCGCCGGGGGCTGATCGACATGCTGCAGCTGCTCGCCCTGCGCTCCGACGACCCGAACCACGGCGACGACAGCCACGCACGGCTGGTGGACGCCGTCGTGCGGGGGGACGGCGACGCGGCGGGACGCACGCTGCGCGCGGAACTGGAGGAGACGCTCGCCCGGCTCACCCGGCCGTAG
- the leuA gene encoding 2-isopropylmalate synthase has product MAPSETFRTTAFPTLRTPSGDVPPDAPAWNLQRPSAMPHHRYRPAQDRVALPLTDRTWPSHRLERAPLWVPVDLRDGNQALAEPMDTARKRRLFDLLVTMGFKEIEVGYPSASRTDFDFVRHLAESGAVPDDVTVSVFTAARQDLIDRTVDSVEGLPRTVVHLYTATAPAWRDVVLGRSRSEVHAMIREAATHLMRRAGERPGADIRFEFSPEVFNLTEPDFVLDICNGLTELWEASPDRPVIHNLPATVEIATPNVYADQIEYMHRHLARRDSVILSVHPHNDRGTGVACAELAVLAGAQRVEGCLFGNGERTGNVDLVTLALNLYAQGVDPMVDFSDIDAVRDVVEDCNRLPVHPRHPYGGELVHTAFSGTHQDAIAKGMAHHTRQAEESGVSAGEAPWAVPYLPIDPADIGRTYEEVIRINSQSGKGGIAHLLRTHHGLDLPQAMRPDFSRVVQEVTDGTGRELSPKELWDLFRATYITPGQDGRLTLESWSTSQTGPGEHEFTGELRTGAVVRPCRGTGNGPLSALTDALRAAGVTVDVLGYTEHSTATGPDSPAVAYTECRVDGVTRWGSGRDTSVLAASVHAVMAAVNRAGARSR; this is encoded by the coding sequence ATGGCCCCCTCCGAGACCTTCCGGACCACGGCGTTCCCCACCCTGCGCACTCCGTCCGGTGATGTCCCACCGGACGCACCGGCCTGGAACCTCCAGCGCCCGAGCGCGATGCCCCACCACCGCTACCGCCCCGCCCAGGACCGGGTGGCGCTGCCCCTGACGGACCGCACCTGGCCCTCGCACCGGCTCGAGCGGGCCCCTCTCTGGGTCCCCGTCGATCTGCGGGACGGCAACCAGGCGCTGGCCGAGCCCATGGACACCGCGCGCAAGCGCCGCCTCTTCGATCTCCTCGTCACCATGGGCTTCAAGGAGATCGAGGTCGGTTACCCGTCCGCCAGCCGGACCGACTTCGACTTCGTACGCCACCTCGCCGAGAGCGGCGCGGTGCCCGACGACGTCACGGTCTCCGTGTTCACCGCGGCGCGGCAGGACCTGATCGACCGGACCGTCGACTCCGTCGAAGGCCTCCCCCGCACCGTCGTGCACCTCTACACCGCCACCGCGCCCGCGTGGCGTGACGTCGTCCTGGGGCGCTCGCGCTCCGAGGTCCACGCGATGATCAGGGAGGCCGCCACCCACCTGATGCGGCGTGCGGGGGAACGGCCGGGCGCGGACATCCGGTTCGAGTTCTCCCCGGAGGTCTTCAACCTGACCGAGCCCGACTTCGTCCTGGACATCTGCAACGGGCTCACCGAGCTGTGGGAGGCGAGCCCGGACAGGCCGGTGATCCACAACCTGCCGGCCACGGTGGAGATCGCCACCCCCAACGTCTACGCCGACCAGATCGAGTACATGCACCGCCATCTGGCACGGCGCGACTCCGTCATCCTCTCGGTGCACCCGCACAACGACCGCGGCACCGGCGTCGCCTGTGCCGAACTCGCCGTGCTGGCGGGCGCCCAGCGGGTCGAGGGCTGTCTGTTCGGCAACGGCGAGCGCACCGGGAACGTCGACCTGGTCACCCTGGCCCTCAACCTGTACGCGCAGGGGGTCGATCCGATGGTCGACTTCTCCGACATCGACGCCGTCCGCGACGTGGTGGAGGACTGCAACCGGCTCCCGGTCCACCCCCGGCACCCCTACGGCGGCGAACTCGTGCACACGGCGTTCTCGGGCACCCACCAGGACGCCATCGCCAAGGGCATGGCCCACCACACGAGGCAGGCCGAGGAATCCGGCGTGAGCGCCGGGGAGGCTCCCTGGGCCGTGCCCTACCTGCCCATCGACCCGGCGGACATCGGGCGTACGTACGAGGAGGTCATCCGCATCAACTCGCAGTCCGGCAAAGGCGGAATCGCCCACCTGCTCCGCACCCACCACGGGCTGGACCTGCCGCAGGCGATGCGCCCGGACTTCTCACGCGTGGTGCAGGAGGTGACGGACGGCACGGGGCGGGAGCTCTCCCCCAAGGAGCTGTGGGACCTCTTCCGCGCCACCTACATCACCCCCGGCCAGGACGGCCGTCTCACGCTGGAGTCCTGGTCCACCTCGCAGACCGGCCCGGGCGAGCACGAGTTCACCGGTGAGCTGCGCACGGGCGCGGTGGTCCGGCCCTGCCGGGGTACCGGGAACGGCCCGCTCTCCGCCCTCACGGACGCCCTGCGTGCGGCAGGTGTCACCGTCGACGTCCTCGGCTACACCGAGCACTCCACCGCCACCGGTCCGGACAGCCCTGCCGTCGCCTACACCGAGTGCCGTGTGGACGGGGTCACCCGTTGGGGCTCCGGCCGGGACACCTCGGTCCTCGCCGCTTCCGTCCACGCGGTCATGGCCGCCGTCAACCGGGCGGGGGCGCGGTCCCGATGA
- a CDS encoding enolase C-terminal domain-like protein, which translates to MNQPTVTHFAVHPVAGRDCMELNLSGAHGPFFTRNIVVLKDSEGRTGLGEVPGGEKITRTLRDSESLVVGAKVGDYKRVLREIGSRFADRDSGGRGAQTFDLRTTVHAVTAVESALLDLLGQHLDVPVAALLGDGQQRDSVRVLGYLFYVGDPDRTGLDYVREPTSDVDWYRIRHEEALTPEAIVRQAEAAYDLYGFRDFKLKGGVLAGAQEVEAVRALKDRFPAARITLDPNGAWSLREAVELCSPLVGTLAYAEDPCGAEDGYSGREVLAEFRRATGLPTATNMIATDWRQLTHALALQSVSIPLADPHFWTMQGSVRVAQLCNAMGLTWGCHSNNHFDISLAMITHCGAAAPGEYNALDTHWIWQEGLERLTVDPPRITGGEIAVPRAPGLGVELDMDRLQAAHELYLKEALGARDDAAAMQHLVPGWTFDAKRPCLVR; encoded by the coding sequence ATGAACCAGCCGACCGTCACCCACTTCGCCGTCCACCCCGTCGCCGGCCGCGACTGCATGGAGCTCAACCTCTCCGGAGCGCACGGCCCCTTCTTCACCCGCAACATCGTCGTGCTCAAGGACTCCGAGGGCCGTACGGGGCTGGGGGAGGTGCCCGGAGGCGAGAAGATCACCCGGACCCTGCGGGACTCCGAGTCGCTGGTCGTCGGCGCGAAGGTGGGCGACTACAAGCGCGTCCTGCGCGAGATCGGAAGCCGGTTCGCGGACCGCGACTCGGGCGGACGCGGCGCCCAGACCTTCGACCTGCGGACCACCGTGCACGCCGTCACCGCCGTCGAGTCGGCGCTGCTCGACCTGCTCGGCCAGCACCTCGACGTCCCGGTCGCGGCGCTGCTCGGCGACGGTCAGCAGCGCGACTCCGTACGGGTGCTGGGCTACCTCTTCTACGTCGGCGACCCCGACCGCACCGGTCTCGACTACGTCCGTGAGCCCACGTCCGACGTCGACTGGTACCGCATCCGGCACGAGGAGGCCCTCACCCCCGAGGCGATCGTCCGCCAGGCCGAAGCCGCCTACGACCTCTACGGCTTCCGGGACTTCAAGCTCAAGGGCGGCGTCCTCGCGGGCGCGCAGGAGGTCGAGGCCGTACGCGCCCTCAAGGACCGCTTCCCCGCCGCGCGCATCACCCTGGACCCCAACGGAGCGTGGTCGCTTCGCGAGGCGGTCGAGCTGTGCTCCCCGCTGGTGGGCACGCTCGCCTACGCCGAGGACCCCTGCGGGGCGGAGGACGGCTACTCGGGGCGCGAGGTCCTCGCCGAGTTCCGCCGGGCGACGGGCCTCCCGACCGCGACCAACATGATCGCGACCGACTGGCGGCAGCTGACCCACGCCCTGGCCCTGCAGTCCGTGTCCATCCCGCTGGCCGACCCGCACTTCTGGACCATGCAGGGTTCGGTGCGGGTGGCGCAGCTCTGCAACGCGATGGGCCTGACCTGGGGCTGCCACTCCAACAACCACTTCGACATCTCCCTCGCCATGATCACGCACTGCGGTGCCGCGGCCCCGGGCGAGTACAACGCCCTGGACACGCACTGGATCTGGCAGGAGGGCCTGGAGCGGCTGACCGTGGACCCGCCCCGGATCACCGGCGGCGAGATCGCCGTCCCCCGGGCACCCGGCCTGGGCGTCGAGCTCGACATGGACCGCTTGCAGGCGGCCCACGAGCTCTATCTGAAGGAGGCGCTGGGGGCGCGGGACGACGCCGCCGCCATGCAGCACCTCGTCCCCGGCTGGACGTTCGACGCCAAGCGGCCCTGCCTGGTGCGGTAG
- a CDS encoding LysR family transcriptional regulator, whose product MGDVEIRQVHYFVAVAEEGNFTRAAQRLAMTQPALSRAILALEKTVGTTLLLRTPKGVTLTAAGQAMLDEGRSLLAQAGNVTSRVRRAAEERASLTVSGPGCDAELLDGMVRSYNGTGPAHPARTAVGTIDDQLDRLRSGRADIALWRAPLRDRGLHGVVLRHEGVHVLMGTRHPMADRDSLRIADLAGEPLLGWLGPGPQVGDPGLWPDGLPGTPGPQVSDGLQMLAVVRLGQAVALAAQPSDGAGAPEGTVSIRLEDGPAVPLRLVWPKGRATQAVRRFVRHTVASFRTPEKAARASERGGPASEPGSGLSGGRAGGASGAETVRSAAAAG is encoded by the coding sequence ATGGGTGACGTGGAGATCCGGCAGGTCCACTACTTCGTCGCTGTGGCGGAGGAGGGCAACTTCACCCGCGCCGCGCAACGGCTGGCGATGACACAGCCCGCGCTCTCCCGGGCGATCCTGGCCCTGGAGAAGACCGTCGGGACCACCCTGCTGCTGCGCACGCCGAAGGGCGTCACGCTCACCGCCGCCGGGCAGGCGATGCTCGACGAAGGAAGGTCGCTGCTGGCGCAGGCGGGGAACGTGACCTCACGTGTGCGCCGGGCCGCCGAGGAGCGGGCCTCGCTGACGGTGAGCGGCCCCGGCTGCGACGCGGAACTGCTCGACGGGATGGTCCGGTCGTACAACGGGACCGGCCCGGCGCACCCGGCCCGGACGGCGGTCGGCACCATCGACGACCAGCTCGACCGGCTCCGGTCGGGGCGGGCCGACATCGCCCTGTGGCGCGCGCCGCTGCGGGACCGCGGGCTGCACGGCGTGGTCCTGCGCCACGAAGGCGTCCACGTGCTGATGGGAACGCGGCACCCGATGGCCGACAGGGACTCACTGCGGATCGCCGACCTCGCCGGTGAACCCCTGCTCGGCTGGCTGGGCCCGGGTCCGCAGGTCGGCGACCCCGGCCTGTGGCCGGACGGGCTGCCCGGGACGCCGGGGCCCCAGGTGAGCGACGGCCTGCAGATGCTCGCGGTCGTCCGGCTCGGCCAGGCGGTCGCGCTCGCGGCCCAGCCGTCCGACGGCGCGGGTGCGCCCGAGGGGACCGTCAGCATCCGGCTGGAGGACGGACCGGCCGTGCCTCTGCGGCTGGTCTGGCCGAAGGGGCGTGCGACGCAGGCCGTCCGCCGTTTCGTCCGGCACACCGTCGCGTCGTTCCGGACGCCGGAGAAGGCGGCGCGGGCCTCGGAGCGGGGCGGGCCGGCCTCGGAACCGGGCAGCGGCCTCTCGGGCGGCAGGGCGGGCGGGGCGAGCGGGGCGGAGACGGTCCGGTCCGCGGCAGCGGCGGGATGA
- a CDS encoding NUDIX domain-containing protein: MAEAGTQVPAGGVEPGEELTSAVLREAAEETGLTTVTVTGRVAVDGRPHPHTPQPRLTTFFLLRAPADTHDAWRHRVRGAGDDAGLVFDRRFLPRRPPSAGRRPGRVAGAVRGPSRAVTPGAYAGVSARGHRPKGRPRGRPTGRPAVCSPPLLRTGR; this comes from the coding sequence ATGGCCGAGGCCGGAACCCAGGTCCCCGCCGGGGGAGTCGAGCCGGGCGAGGAGCTGACATCGGCGGTCCTGCGGGAGGCCGCGGAGGAGACGGGCCTGACGACCGTCACCGTGACCGGCCGGGTCGCCGTCGACGGCAGACCTCACCCGCACACGCCGCAACCGCGCCTGACCACCTTCTTCCTGCTCCGGGCGCCGGCGGACACCCACGACGCGTGGCGGCACCGGGTGCGGGGCGCGGGCGACGACGCCGGTCTCGTCTTCGACCGCCGTTTTCTCCCCCGCCGTCCGCCGTCCGCCGGCCGACGGCCAGGACGCGTGGCTGGGGCGGTGCGCGGCCCTTCTCGCGCGGTGACACCAGGCGCCTACGCCGGGGTCAGTGCCCGTGGCCACCGTCCGAAGGGCCGTCCTCGTGGCCGTCCGACGGGTCGTCCGGCCGTGTGCTCTCCGCCGCTGCTCCGGACAGGACGGTGA
- a CDS encoding ABC transporter ATP-binding protein, producing MTDTRPVLRVSDVDLVRDGNPILGEVSLTVRAGEHWALLGANGAGKSTLLGLLGALTHPTRGRVEVLGHELGRVDLRLLRTYVGHVDPRHALRSPLKVRDVVLTGLTNSIEPLPRWRPTPEQAELAEELLGLLGLAGRREARWPTLSQGERGRALIARALMPRPRLLLLDEPATGLDVAGREQLIERLDSLQQSSPELASVLVTHHLEELPPGTTHAMLLRDGRCLASGPVDEVLTSDQVSKCFDHPVRLSRSEGRWSVRTNRPARR from the coding sequence ATGACGGACACACGACCGGTGCTCCGCGTGAGCGACGTGGACCTCGTCCGCGACGGCAACCCGATCCTCGGCGAGGTGTCGCTGACCGTGCGGGCCGGCGAGCACTGGGCCCTGCTCGGTGCCAACGGCGCCGGCAAGAGCACCCTGCTCGGTCTCCTGGGCGCGCTCACCCACCCCACCCGCGGGAGGGTCGAGGTCCTGGGGCACGAGCTGGGGCGGGTCGACCTGCGCCTGCTGCGCACGTACGTCGGTCACGTCGATCCGCGCCACGCGCTGCGCTCACCGCTCAAGGTCCGGGACGTCGTGCTGACGGGCCTGACCAACAGCATCGAGCCCCTCCCCCGCTGGAGGCCGACACCGGAGCAGGCCGAACTGGCCGAGGAGCTCCTCGGCCTGCTCGGCCTCGCCGGAAGGCGCGAGGCCCGGTGGCCGACCCTGTCCCAGGGGGAGCGGGGGCGCGCCCTGATCGCGCGGGCGCTGATGCCACGACCGCGGCTGCTGCTCCTGGACGAACCGGCGACGGGTCTGGACGTCGCGGGACGGGAGCAGCTGATCGAACGGCTCGACTCCCTCCAGCAGAGCTCGCCCGAGCTCGCGTCGGTCCTGGTCACGCACCACCTCGAGGAGCTTCCTCCCGGCACGACGCATGCGATGCTGCTGCGTGACGGGCGGTGCCTGGCCTCGGGCCCCGTCGACGAGGTGCTGACCAGCGATCAGGTCAGCAAGTGCTTCGACCACCCGGTCCGCCTCAGCCGCTCCGAGGGCAGGTGGAGCGTGCGGACGAACCGCCCGGCGCGCCGCTGA
- a CDS encoding gluconate:H+ symporter, translating to MPLLVVGISVLVLLLLMTRMKLNGFAALLLVAVGVALVQGIPAVEIPDVLSAGIGDQIGDTMLTIGLGAMVGRVMGDSGAAQRIAGRLLDAFGPRGVQLAMVVTSMLIGVTMFYEVAFIIIVPIAFTLVRVTGVNLLWVGLPMSISLSTMHSFLPPHPGPTAVAATFHASVGHTLFYGLFIAVPAGALVALVWPRLPFVRAMNPSIPKGLVSEREFTDEEMPGMGWSLFVALFPVVLIAGAAVTDMLTTGDSPFLHGVAFLGSAPVALLLALLLAAWAFGPRIGRSLADVSASCASAAQAMAMILLVIGAGGAFKNVLVEGGISDYIKDVTEHWSVSPIILAWLIAAILRIALGSATVAVVTASGVVLPLLAGSGTHPEMMVLAVSCGSIAFSHVNDPGFWLFKEYFNLSVIQAIKVRTGYTTVLAVLGLGGVLAAEWALDTLGP from the coding sequence ATGCCGCTCCTCGTAGTCGGGATCAGCGTTCTCGTGCTGCTGCTCCTGATGACCCGTATGAAGCTCAACGGATTCGCCGCACTCCTGCTCGTGGCGGTCGGCGTCGCGCTGGTCCAGGGGATCCCGGCGGTCGAGATCCCGGACGTCCTCTCCGCGGGCATCGGGGACCAGATCGGCGACACCATGCTGACCATCGGCCTCGGCGCCATGGTCGGCCGGGTCATGGGCGATTCCGGAGCCGCCCAGCGGATCGCGGGCAGGCTGCTCGACGCCTTCGGGCCGCGCGGGGTCCAGCTGGCCATGGTGGTGACGTCCATGCTCATCGGCGTGACCATGTTCTACGAGGTCGCCTTCATCATCATCGTGCCCATCGCGTTCACCCTGGTCAGGGTCACCGGCGTGAACCTGCTGTGGGTGGGTCTCCCGATGTCGATCTCCCTGTCGACCATGCACAGCTTCCTGCCACCGCACCCCGGTCCCACCGCCGTGGCGGCGACCTTCCACGCCTCCGTCGGACACACCCTCTTCTACGGCCTGTTCATCGCCGTTCCCGCCGGCGCGCTCGTCGCGCTGGTGTGGCCGCGGCTGCCGTTCGTCAGGGCCATGAACCCCTCCATACCCAAGGGCCTCGTCAGTGAGCGCGAGTTCACCGACGAGGAGATGCCGGGCATGGGCTGGTCGCTGTTCGTGGCCCTCTTCCCGGTGGTGCTGATCGCCGGAGCGGCCGTGACCGACATGCTCACGACCGGCGACAGCCCCTTCCTCCACGGGGTCGCCTTCCTCGGCTCCGCACCCGTCGCGCTCCTGCTGGCCCTGCTCCTGGCCGCCTGGGCCTTCGGGCCGCGGATCGGTCGCAGCCTGGCCGACGTCAGCGCCTCCTGCGCCTCGGCTGCCCAGGCGATGGCCATGATCCTCCTGGTCATCGGCGCGGGCGGTGCCTTCAAGAACGTCCTCGTCGAAGGCGGGATATCCGACTACATCAAGGACGTCACCGAGCACTGGTCCGTCTCGCCGATCATCCTGGCCTGGCTCATCGCCGCCATCCTGCGCATCGCGCTCGGTTCGGCGACCGTCGCCGTGGTCACCGCCTCCGGCGTGGTGCTGCCGCTCCTGGCGGGCAGCGGCACCCACCCCGAGATGATGGTGCTCGCCGTCTCGTGCGGGTCGATCGCCTTCTCCCACGTCAACGACCCCGGCTTCTGGCTGTTCAAGGAGTACTTCAACCTCTCGGTCATCCAGGCGATCAAGGTCCGTACCGGCTACACGACGGTGCTCGCGGTCCTCGGCCTCGGCGGCGTCCTGGCGGCGGAGTGGGCCCTCGACACCCTCGGTCCCTGA
- a CDS encoding subtype B tannase, which produces MGAGAAVGAMAAGGFVLDAQASGTKESTSSGATGSLVFDKDDFTELTTTITTDDGDKEVTYHFYKAITYVAHPVDEKYQSLNVSVPVEIDGVASHASGAPILFANSVGGYMPSSVADATGVGAGGMGGGMPPGGGGPGASPTATAPGGATGEVPSGGNGQADALGKMVSNAQLALAAGYVVVEPGARGRTLTDEDGTYYGTAPAAIVDLKAAVRYVRFNKGRIPGDTDRIVTSGTSAGGALSALLGASGDSPLYAEYLDELGAADASDAVFASGDWCPIADLEHADMAYEWNWGANALSSGALVDRTVSKELSTAFADYQASLKLRVKGFGTLTARNLDDHLLETYLRPAATTYLKGLSDSDRSAYLAANPFLTWSGGRAAFTWEGFLGHVGARKKDAPAFDPFDLSSGENNLFGEGTTRARHFTLYSLRHEQGAGARLDGDLGEKLRLMNPMYHLVEKRNPGRSKHWWIRVGAKDSDTSLTVVANLAASLRQLGDDVDVLYYWDQGHGANTDAADFITWIGAVTGYSNRKGNAPGR; this is translated from the coding sequence ATGGGTGCGGGCGCGGCCGTCGGGGCCATGGCGGCGGGCGGATTCGTCCTCGACGCGCAGGCGTCGGGGACGAAGGAATCCACGTCGTCCGGGGCCACCGGTTCGCTCGTCTTCGACAAGGACGACTTCACCGAGCTCACGACGACCATCACCACGGACGACGGCGACAAGGAAGTGACGTACCACTTCTACAAGGCCATCACCTATGTCGCGCATCCCGTGGACGAGAAGTACCAGAGCCTGAATGTCAGCGTCCCCGTCGAGATCGACGGCGTCGCGTCGCACGCCTCCGGCGCTCCCATCCTGTTCGCCAACTCGGTGGGCGGCTACATGCCCTCCTCCGTGGCGGACGCCACCGGAGTGGGCGCCGGCGGGATGGGCGGCGGCATGCCGCCCGGCGGGGGAGGCCCCGGCGCCTCTCCCACGGCCACGGCGCCCGGTGGCGCGACCGGTGAGGTGCCCTCCGGCGGCAACGGGCAGGCCGACGCCCTCGGCAAGATGGTCAGCAACGCCCAGCTCGCCCTGGCCGCGGGCTACGTCGTCGTGGAGCCCGGAGCGCGCGGCCGCACCCTCACCGACGAGGACGGCACCTACTACGGCACGGCCCCCGCCGCGATCGTGGACCTGAAGGCAGCGGTGCGCTATGTGCGCTTCAACAAGGGCCGCATACCGGGCGACACCGACCGGATCGTCACCTCCGGCACCAGCGCGGGCGGCGCCCTGTCCGCCCTCCTCGGGGCCTCCGGCGACAGCCCGCTGTACGCGGAGTACCTCGACGAGCTCGGCGCGGCCGACGCGAGCGACGCCGTCTTCGCCAGCGGCGACTGGTGCCCGATCGCCGACCTCGAGCACGCCGACATGGCGTACGAGTGGAACTGGGGCGCCAACGCGCTGAGCAGCGGCGCGCTCGTCGACCGGACCGTCTCCAAGGAGCTGTCCACGGCCTTCGCCGACTACCAGGCATCCCTCAAGCTGCGGGTGAAGGGCTTCGGGACACTCACGGCCCGCAACCTCGACGACCACCTCCTGGAGACCTACCTCCGGCCGGCGGCGACCACCTACCTCAAGGGCCTCTCGGACTCCGACCGTTCGGCCTACCTGGCCGCGAACCCCTTCCTCACCTGGTCGGGCGGCCGGGCCGCCTTCACCTGGGAAGGCTTCCTCGGACACGTGGGGGCGCGGAAGAAGGACGCACCGGCCTTCGACCCCTTCGACCTGTCCTCGGGCGAGAACAACCTGTTCGGTGAAGGGACCACCCGGGCGCGGCACTTCACGCTGTACAGCCTGCGCCACGAACAGGGCGCCGGCGCGCGGCTGGACGGGGACCTCGGAGAGAAGCTCCGGCTGATGAACCCGATGTACCACCTCGTCGAGAAGCGCAACCCCGGCCGCTCGAAGCACTGGTGGATCCGGGTCGGCGCCAAGGACAGCGACACCTCGCTGACGGTCGTCGCCAACCTCGCCGCGAGTCTCCGGCAGCTCGGCGACGACGTCGACGTCCTCTACTACTGGGACCAGGGGCACGGGGCCAACACCGACGCGGCCGACTTCATCACCTGGATCGGCGCGGTGACGGGCTACAGCAACAGGAAGGGGAACGCCCCGGGCCGCTGA
- a CDS encoding SDR family NAD(P)-dependent oxidoreductase, translating to MTEHVSKTGHTSKKAVVTAGTGGIGLETALGLARQGWDVTLVARDEGRGEAAVARVDEAAGRRAGRFVRADLSSLAETRRLGERLAGEGGLDLLVNNVGGMWTDRRENPEGIEASIALNHLSPYVLTEELLDALAAAAPSRIVNVTSSAIAAAQTVFEEAEPPGPHYGLAVTGRAKLAHLAYTLELAGRLEPRGVAVLAADPGAAATDNAAQMTIDILPPALRPHWEQIQQGVSAPVVAAATGPLAAATDPALEGRTGLVVGPAGTVDDTLLAFVTPELTESVRTWTAKLMATAGRPS from the coding sequence ATGACCGAGCACGTCTCGAAGACCGGGCACACCTCGAAGAAGGCGGTGGTGACGGCCGGCACCGGCGGCATAGGCCTGGAGACCGCACTGGGACTGGCGCGTCAGGGGTGGGACGTCACCCTCGTCGCACGCGACGAGGGGCGGGGGGAGGCGGCGGTGGCCCGCGTCGACGAGGCCGCCGGACGCCGCGCGGGACGCTTCGTCCGCGCGGATCTGTCGTCCCTCGCCGAGACCCGGCGGCTCGGGGAGCGCCTCGCCGGTGAAGGCGGCCTGGACCTGCTGGTGAACAACGTCGGCGGCATGTGGACCGACCGCCGGGAGAACCCGGAGGGCATCGAGGCGAGCATCGCCCTGAACCACCTCTCTCCCTACGTCCTCACCGAGGAGCTTCTCGACGCGCTCGCCGCCGCGGCTCCGAGCCGCATCGTGAACGTCACGTCGAGCGCGATCGCCGCGGCGCAGACCGTGTTCGAGGAGGCCGAACCGCCGGGCCCCCACTACGGCCTGGCCGTCACCGGACGGGCCAAGCTGGCCCATCTCGCGTACACCCTGGAACTCGCCGGGCGTCTGGAGCCCAGGGGCGTCGCGGTCCTCGCCGCCGATCCCGGCGCCGCCGCCACCGACAACGCCGCGCAGATGACCATCGACATCCTGCCGCCGGCGCTGCGCCCCCACTGGGAGCAGATCCAGCAGGGAGTCTCGGCGCCCGTCGTGGCCGCCGCGACGGGTCCGCTGGCCGCCGCCACCGATCCGGCCCTGGAGGGTCGCACCGGACTGGTCGTCGGCCCCGCCGGAACCGTGGACGACACGCTCCTGGCCTTCGTCACCCCCGAGCTCACCGAGTCCGTACGCACCTGGACGGCGAAGCTCATGGCGACGGCGGGCCGGCCGTCCTGA